The Muricauda sp. SCSIO 65647 genome includes a region encoding these proteins:
- a CDS encoding porin family protein translates to MATCFLTHAQVYPESEYAGTKYLEDQFYVGVGYNFLLQKPEDVVQRSLSYNLIAGFIKDIPINQRRNVGFGLGLGYAVNSYYTNLRASQNGDEITYTIIDLDDFRRSKFETHAIEIPVEFRWRTSTDVEYKFWRIYSGINFAYVFARSSRLVTDESSDRFKNDDIRNFQYGAYVRFGYNTWNINFYYDLSTLLNDGVVLDNGSPIEMRSFRIGLIFYIL, encoded by the coding sequence TTGGCTACATGTTTTTTGACCCATGCACAGGTGTATCCCGAAAGTGAGTATGCTGGCACAAAGTACCTTGAAGATCAGTTTTATGTCGGGGTAGGCTATAATTTTTTGTTGCAGAAGCCAGAAGATGTGGTTCAAAGGAGTCTTTCGTACAATCTAATAGCAGGTTTCATTAAAGATATTCCTATCAATCAAAGAAGAAATGTTGGTTTTGGCCTAGGTCTGGGCTATGCCGTCAATTCTTACTATACCAATCTGAGGGCATCACAAAATGGTGATGAGATCACATATACCATAATCGATTTAGATGATTTCAGAAGGAGTAAATTTGAGACCCATGCCATCGAGATACCCGTCGAGTTTCGTTGGCGTACCTCTACCGATGTTGAATATAAATTTTGGCGTATCTACAGCGGTATCAATTTTGCCTATGTATTTGCCAGAAGCTCTAGGTTGGTTACTGATGAAAGTTCCGATCGCTTTAAGAACGATGACATTCGAAACTTTCAATACGGAGCGTACGTGCGCTTCGGCTACAACACATGGAATATAAATTTCTATTACGACTTAAGCACACTTCTAAATGACGGAGTGGTACTTGACAACGGTTCACCAATAGAGATGAGGTCTTTTAGGATTGGATTGATTTTCTATATCCTATAA
- a CDS encoding ExbD/TolR family protein translates to MPRRKGAPEVNAGSMADIAFLLLIFFLVTTTIETDAGLDRMLPPIEPPDTDVVIKQKNIFTVNINKNGQLLVEDQLMELKDLRNAAVAFLDNGADGSCNYCKGRKDPSSSDNPSKAIVSLKNDRETKYATYITVQNELVGAYNDLRNRECQRLFGRDFTEMEAEYLNPETPSGIRDDLKDKVKQVQDMFPQKLSEAETSTGS, encoded by the coding sequence ATGCCTAGAAGAAAAGGAGCACCCGAAGTAAATGCAGGTTCCATGGCCGATATCGCATTCTTGCTCTTAATCTTTTTCTTGGTGACCACCACCATAGAGACAGATGCAGGACTTGATAGAATGTTGCCGCCGATAGAACCGCCAGATACCGATGTGGTGATTAAGCAGAAAAATATCTTCACGGTCAACATCAACAAGAACGGCCAATTGTTGGTCGAGGACCAGTTGATGGAACTGAAAGATCTTCGTAATGCTGCGGTAGCTTTTTTAGACAATGGTGCCGATGGTAGCTGTAACTACTGTAAGGGAAGAAAAGACCCCTCATCATCAGATAACCCGTCGAAAGCCATCGTATCCCTGAAGAACGATAGAGAAACAAAGTATGCTACCTATATTACCGTTCAGAATGAATTGGTAGGGGCGTACAACGATCTTAGAAATCGCGAGTGTCAACGTCTGTTTGGAAGGGACTTTACAGAAATGGAAGCTGAATACTTGAATCCCGAGACCCCTTCAGGTATAAGGGATGATTTGAAAGATAAGGTGAAGCAAGTTCAAGATATGTTTCCGCAGAAACTTTCAGAGGCAGAAACCTCAACAGGCAGTTAA
- a CDS encoding biopolymer transporter ExbD produces MAKFAKKKDGDLPAVSTASLPDIVFMLLFFFMTVTTMKDSSLLVQNTLPNASEVKKLEKKDRVIYIYVGKPIKEYQKVFGTEPKIQLNDKFADVGEVGTYILAERAKKPQELQNVLTTALKVDKDANMGLISDIKQELRKVNALKVNYTTYEGNAFNNIN; encoded by the coding sequence ATGGCAAAATTTGCTAAGAAAAAAGATGGCGATTTACCGGCGGTATCAACGGCTTCGTTGCCAGATATCGTATTTATGCTTTTATTTTTCTTTATGACGGTTACCACGATGAAAGATAGCTCTTTGTTGGTGCAGAACACACTGCCCAATGCGAGCGAGGTGAAGAAACTCGAGAAAAAAGACAGGGTTATTTACATCTATGTGGGCAAGCCCATCAAAGAATATCAAAAGGTTTTCGGTACCGAACCGAAAATACAATTAAACGATAAGTTCGCCGATGTCGGTGAAGTAGGCACCTATATTTTGGCTGAAAGGGCGAAAAAGCCCCAAGAACTTCAAAATGTATTGACCACAGCGTTGAAGGTAGATAAAGATGCCAATATGGGGCTGATTTCTGACATCAAGCAAGAGCTCAGAAAGGTAAATGCACTTAAAGTGAACTATACCACCTATGAAGGCAATGCCTTTAACAATATAAACTAA